From Microcoleus sp. bin38.metabat.b11b12b14.051, one genomic window encodes:
- a CDS encoding anacyclamide/piricyclamide family prenylated cyclic peptide — protein MKKKSLRPIQTAPVARDTTATTSASCGGTMTASFGGLIWNPIGNPFAGDDAE, from the coding sequence ATGAAGAAGAAATCTTTGCGCCCCATTCAAACTGCCCCTGTTGCCAGGGACACCACTGCCACCACTTCTGCTTCTTGCGGCGGCACCATGACGGCATCCTTTGGTGGGCTTATTTGGAATCCTATTGGTAATCCTTTTGCGGGCGACGACGCGGAGTAA
- a CDS encoding LynF/TruF/PatF family peptide O-prenyltransferase: MLTYNNILNSEAKLHAIGAHKNAFEIESLYPLDIFEQLVAKTGECGLEFSCKIERERLYPARFNLSFGQDRKFADSFQQILSFFHQVAGRVGVTINYDLLQEFLGHNFDWSKVEGLQTGVDLRPEIPNSRLKLIFRIKDYPERLETAIALNRDCDTEEFRALLIYSVLVIGFDFFLDGRSEIELYPEIQRADFQRIDVQQRLLQVLSLPALQPLEASNVMMVGFSKANPDNKIVYYSLEDKNNFLNYFSANDLTRKVHAFYQQQPVLKSMWIGLAERELSAGIIQNINLYYNQSFVNEKT, from the coding sequence ATGCTTACCTACAATAATATATTAAATAGTGAGGCAAAACTACACGCGATTGGTGCCCACAAAAATGCCTTTGAAATAGAATCTCTCTATCCCCTAGACATCTTTGAGCAACTGGTGGCAAAAACGGGAGAATGCGGTCTTGAGTTTTCTTGCAAAATTGAACGAGAGCGACTTTATCCTGCTCGTTTCAACCTGAGTTTTGGACAAGACAGAAAATTTGCAGATTCATTCCAACAGATTTTAAGCTTCTTTCATCAGGTCGCAGGACGGGTCGGAGTCACAATTAATTATGATTTGTTACAAGAATTTCTAGGACACAATTTTGACTGGAGTAAAGTAGAAGGTTTACAAACCGGCGTAGATTTGCGCCCAGAAATCCCCAATTCTCGCTTAAAACTTATTTTCAGAATTAAAGATTATCCAGAAAGATTAGAAACAGCAATAGCCTTAAATCGCGACTGCGATACCGAAGAATTTCGGGCGCTGTTGATTTACAGTGTCCTAGTTATAGGCTTTGATTTTTTCCTAGATGGTCGCAGTGAAATAGAACTTTATCCTGAAATTCAAAGAGCAGATTTTCAGCGAATTGACGTGCAGCAGCGATTATTACAGGTTTTGTCCTTACCTGCTTTGCAACCTTTAGAAGCTAGTAATGTGATGATGGTGGGTTTTTCCAAAGCTAATCCTGATAATAAGATTGTTTATTACAGCCTTGAAGATAAGAATAACTTTTTAAATTACTTTTCTGCCAACGATCTAACCCGCAAAGTTCATGCCTTTTACCAGCAACAACCTGTGTTAAAGAGTATGTGGATAGGTTTAGCAGAACGGGAATTGTCGGCAGGAATTATTCAAAATATTAATCTGTATTACAATCAATCCTTTGTTAACGAGAAAACCTAA
- a CDS encoding anacyclamide/piricyclamide family prenylated cyclic peptide — protein sequence MKKKSLRPIQTAPVARDTTATTSASCGGTMTASMLPFAYPFAGDDAE from the coding sequence ATGAAGAAGAAATCTTTGCGCCCCATTCAAACTGCCCCTGTTGCCAGGGACACCACTGCCACCACTTCTGCTTCTTGCGGCGGCACCATGACGGCATCGATGCTGCCATTTGCGTATCCTTTTGCGGGCGACGACGCGGAGTAA
- a CDS encoding transposase, producing MPRKRRDFQVGYSYHITTRCNNREFKLQKRECREVFLYAIKKALDKYKFKLYALCIMSNHVHYLIEPAQPDELPKIMHFLNWYTAMCFNRMLRRTGHFWEKRYFCDGFPASDRERALNTLRYIHGNPKAAKMRYGFFYDFSNYGSYERLTHDGLTQWHPAFLRLGNSLEECAKKYKGFCQKYKPKEKNPTKCHWGSKLLGGVHLENKASTTNSPKKSTFRSTPCQVSSDEELTRIVGQFIAANRAQS from the coding sequence ATGCCAAGAAAACGCCGTGATTTTCAAGTAGGATACTCTTACCATATCACCACCCGTTGCAATAACCGCGAGTTTAAACTTCAAAAGCGCGAATGTCGGGAGGTGTTTCTCTACGCCATTAAGAAAGCGTTGGATAAATACAAGTTTAAGCTCTACGCTCTTTGTATTATGTCCAACCACGTTCATTATCTGATTGAACCTGCTCAACCGGATGAGTTACCCAAAATTATGCACTTTCTTAATTGGTATACAGCGATGTGTTTCAACCGGATGTTAAGGCGGACAGGGCATTTTTGGGAGAAGCGGTATTTCTGTGATGGATTTCCCGCATCAGATAGAGAACGGGCATTAAATACCTTGCGCTACATTCATGGCAACCCCAAAGCTGCAAAAATGCGTTACGGCTTTTTCTACGACTTCAGTAACTACGGCAGCTATGAACGCTTAACTCATGACGGGTTAACTCAATGGCATCCCGCTTTTTTGCGACTGGGGAACAGCTTAGAAGAATGTGCCAAAAAATACAAAGGTTTTTGCCAGAAGTACAAACCCAAGGAGAAGAACCCAACCAAGTGCCACTGGGGTAGCAAGCTACTCGGCGGGGTTCACCTTGAGAATAAGGCCTCAACGACTAACTCACCCAAAAAATCTACCTTCCGTTCCACCCCGTGCCAGGTATCGTCCGACGAAGAACTGACAAGGATTGTAGGTCAATTCATCGCTGCCAATAGAGCGCAATCATGA